ACGCCGGTTCAGGAGCAATCTGGTACACTCCGCGCAGGGCTTTGCTCAAGCCTCGGGGAGGACGTTGCGATGATGCGAAACTGGATGCGGCTAATTCTTACCGCTGCCTTGGGGTTGGCGATCGGTCTGCCAAGCGATGCGGGTTCTGCCACAGGCGATGGCGAGGCGCTGGCGGGGCGATGGATCGATCCGAGTCACATCTGGAAGCCTTTGTTTGACGGCCAGAGCCTCAAAGGCTGGGTGCAGGTGGGCGAGGAAGGAGCCTGGGCGGTGCAGGACGGGGAGATCGTCGTGGCCAAGCCCGGCAAGGGCTGGTGGCTGCGGACGGCCAAGATGTACCGCGATGTGGATCTGAGGCTGGAGTTCTGGCTGCCTCCGGGTGCGAACAGCGGGGTGGGGATTCGGGGTTCGAGTGTGGGCGATCCGGCGTTTACGGGGTTCGAGGTTCAGGTATTTGATTCGTTTGGCAAAGAGCCGACGGTGCAACATTGCGGCGCGGTGTACAACGCGATCGCGCCGACGAAGCAGGCGGTCAAGCCGGCGGGCGAATGGAACTCGATGCGGATTCGGGTGGTGCGCGACACGCTGGATGTGTGGCTCAATGGCGAGCAGATTCACACTGCCCAGAAACTCGATGAGCGCGGGCATCATCATCGGGTTGAGGACGCGATGCCGCTGAAGGATCGCCTGACGACGGGGTATATTGCGCTTCAGGATCACGGGCACGCGGTGCGGTATCGGAAGATCGAGGTGCGGGATCTGTCGCCGGACCCGGAACCGGAAGGGCTCGATGGCGGGGGCTATGAGTCATTGTTCAACGGGCGCGACACGAGCGGGTGGTTCAAGACGGGGATTGCACGGTGGGAAGTGGTGGAGGGGACGCTGGTGGGGCGTGACGGCCCGGGGCACCTGTTCAGCGAACGGGAGTTTGGCGATTTCGAGTTGCGGGCGCTGGTGAAGGTGAACAGGCGGGGCAACAGCGGGATCTACTTCAGAACGGTGCCGAACGCGCAGAACCGCGATTCGTGGCCGACGGGCTATGAGGCGCAGGTGGATAACCACGACCCGAGGAATTTTACGGGGAGTGTGTACAACAAGGCGTGGCCTAAGGCAACGTTGCCGGTCACGCGCGATGACGCGTGGTTTGACTACCGGATTTTAGCGATAGGGAATCGGATTCAGACGTGGATCAACGGCGTGGCGATGGTGGATGCGGAGTTGGAAGAGTTCTCGCGTGGGCATATTGCGCTGCAGGGCCACCACCCGGGGAACGAAATCATGTATCGTGATGTGCGGATTCGGGAGATAGTGCCTGCGAGCGCAGAGCCGAAGGCCGAATGAGCGATCAATAGGGCGCACGGGCGTGCGCTGAGCAGAAGAAGGGTACGTCAGGCATGAGTGAACCAGCGTTGGGCAAGGGCGGTCTGATCGGGATGCGGCTGAGCATCATGATGTTTCTGCAGTTTTTTCTGTGGGGGGCGTGGTATGTGACGATGGGGCCTTACTTGGCCAACTTGAAGATGGAAGGATCGTTCATCGGTTCGGCGTATTCGCTGGGACCGATTGCGGCGATCTTCAGCCCGTTTTTCCTGGGCATGATTGCGGACCGGTTCTTTCCGACAGAGCGTGTGCTGGGTGTGATGCACGTGCTGGGCGGGGTGCTGCTGATGGCGGCACCACTGGCGATGGAGCGGAGCCCAAACTTGTTTCTTGCGGCGGTTCTGCTGCACATGCTGTGCTACATGCCGACGCTGGGGCTTACCAATACGCTGGCGTTTCACAACATGACGAATCAGGAGAAGCAGTTCCCGCTGATTCGGGTGTGGGGGACGATTGGATGGATTGTGGCGGGGCTGACAATCTCGCGGCTTGGGTTCGACACCGATGCGCGGATGTTCTATGTGGCGGGTGGTTCGGGCGTGTTGCTGGGGCTGTACAGTTTTTCGTTGCCTCATACGCCACCACCGGCCAAGGGGACGGCGTTTTCGGTGCGCGATGCGTTGGGGCTTGATGCATTGTCGATGCTCAAGGATCGTTCGTTTGCGGTGTTTGTCTTGTGCTCGTTTCTGATCTGCATTCCGCTGGCGGCGTACTACGCATTTGCGGGGCAGTATGTGGGGGAAACGGGTTTCAGGCAGATCGCGACGACAATGACGCTGGGGCAGATGTCCGAGATTTTCTTCATGATTGTGATGCCGCTGTTCTTTGTGCGGCTTGGTGTGAAATGGATGCTGCTGGTGGGCATGGGTGCGTGGGTATTGCGGTATGTGTTCTTTGCCCAGGCGGCGGATGAGCAGGTGCGGTGGATGGTGTTGGCGGGCATTATTCTGCACGGGATCTGCTATGACTTCTTCTTTGTGACCGGGCAGATCTATGTGGATAAGCGGGCGAGCAAGAAGATCCGCGGAGCTGCGCAGGGGTTCCTGGTACTCATCACACAGGGTCTCGGGATGCTGATCGGTGCGAAGGCATCGGGCCGATTGGTTGACCTGTATAAGGCCGACGATTTTGACCTGCTGGTGACGCAGGCCAAGGCGTTGCGTGAACAGGCCACGGAACTCGCCAAGGGCGGGAATGTGCCGGAGGTGGATCGGTTGTGGGCGGAATCGTCGCGGTTGTATATGCAGGCGACAGATTGGCAGAGTGTGTGGATGGCCCCTGCGATCTTTGCGGGGGTTGTGATGGTGGTGTTCTTCCTGTTTTTCAGTGGAAAGCCTTTGAAGGAGGGATCTGGTGGAGAGGGGTAGTCTCCCGGGTGGTGTGATTCGACAGCCTGGAGCAGAGATTTGGGTTGAGCGGGGCTGAGAATCGGATATGCTGGTGTTTGGCTGCGGGTCGAAGCCGCAGGAACCTATGGGATCTCGTGCCAGCAGGCACGATGCGGAGTGCATGAGAATGTCTGAGCAACGAGTGTCTGAGCAGTCGAGAAGAAGTTTCCTTGGTCAAGCCGTCGCGGTTGCGGGGGTTGCAGCGATCGCGGGTTCGGCTGCTGCGAGCAACCGTGCGGGCAAGCCGGCGTTCGTGGCGGAGCGGTCGAAGAAGAAGGCTGTGAGGCTGGCGCCGGGCGAGACGATTCGCATGGCGGTCATCGGCACGGGCGGCATGGGCACGGGGCATTGCCAGAGCACGATGGCGATGGCCAAGCGTGGCGAAGAGAACGTGCAGATTGTCGCGCTTGCGGATGTGAACCAGGTGCGCATGGCCGACGCACACCGTCGGTGCGAGAGCGAACAGGGCATTACGGTCGATCAGTACACGGACTATCGCAAACTGCTGGAACGCGATGACATTCATGGTGTGCTGGTGGCCAGCCCCGAGCATTGGCACGGCAAGCACTGCACCGACGCGCTGATGGCGGGCAAGGATGTCTACTGCGAGAAGCCGATGACGCTGCGTCTTGAAGAGGGTCTGGCGCTGCGCGAAGTGGTGCTGAAGAATCCGGACCGGATCTTCTGCGTCGGCACACAGAAGATCATCCTGCCCAAGTACATCGAAGCGCGTCGCCTGATCAAGGAAGGTGCGATCGGCAAGCCGACGATGAGCCAGACGAGTTATTGCCGCAACTCGAAAGACGGGGAGTGGTTGTACTACGGGCTGGATCCAAAGTGGCAGCCCGGGGTGAACATGGACTGGGAAGCGTGGCTGGGCGATTTGCCCAAGCGGCCCTGGAGCCCCGAGATCTACGCCCGGTGGCGCCGGTACAAGGACTTCTCGACCGGCATCGTGGGCGATCTGCTGGTGCACGAGATCACGCCTCTGATCATGGCGCTTGATTCGGGCTGGCCGACGCGGGTGTGCGCTTCGGGCGGGCACTACGTCGACAAGAAGATGGAGAATCACGACACGGTGAATCTGAACGTGGAGTTCGAGGACGGGCACACGATGATCATCGCGGGTTCGACTGCCAATGAGGTCGGGCTTGAGACGCTGATTCGCGGGCACAAGGGGAATATGTTCCTCAACAGCCGGCATGTCGTGATTCGCCCCGAGCGGCTGTATGTCGATGACATCGATGCGCGGACGGTCGAATGCGCGGACATCGGCAACGATCAGGAGAAACTGCGTCTGAACTGGTGGCAGTGCATGCGCAACCGCGAGCCGGCCATCAGCAACGTGGAACTGGCCACCAAGGTCATGGTCGCGGTGGATCTTGCGACACGGTCGATGTGGGATGGTGCGGCATACGGATTCGACCCTGAGACGATGCGCGCTCGCAAGCTCTGAGATCGACCCTATGGAGAGCGTGAACGTCCGTCTGGCGACGCACGCGATGGGGACCCGCTTTGAACTCGTCCTGAACGGTCAGGACGAGTCTTTTTTGCGCGCGGTCGGTGAAGAGGCGATTGCGGAGATTCAAGAGCAGCATGCGAGGCTGAGTGTTTTCGATCGGGGCAGTCTGCTGTCGCGGGTCAATGCACTCGGGGCGGAGCGGTGGGTCGAGATTGATCGCGATCTGCTGGAGTTGCTGATGCTGTGCCGACGGGTGTGGGAGGAGTCGGATGGGGCGTTTGATCCGGCTGTCGGAGGGCTGATGCGACGGTGGGGGTTTCGGGGAGAAGTGGGGCCAGCGGCTGGGGCAGTGGCTGGTGGGTTCGAGTCGGTCGAGATCGACGAGGCGAACAGCAGCGTGAAGCTCGGAGCGGGGGTGGAGCTGGACCTTGGGGGCGTGGCCAAGGGGTATGCGCTCGATCGGGTGTGGGAGCGGATGCGGGCGCTGGGGGTGGAGCGGGGGATCATTCACGGGGGGACGAGCACGGTGGTCGCGATCGGGTCGCCTCCGGGGGTGGGGGCGTGGCGAGTGCAGGTGCCTTCTGGAGCGAGCGAGGCGGGGTTGCTGGATGTGCATTTGCGGGATGGTGCGTTGTCAGTGTCGTCGCCGAGCGGGCGGGAGAGAGTTGAGGATGGGTTGATGGTCGGGCATGTGATGGATGTCCGTTGCGGGAAGCCTGC
This region of Phycisphaeraceae bacterium genomic DNA includes:
- a CDS encoding DUF1080 domain-containing protein; translated protein: MMRNWMRLILTAALGLAIGLPSDAGSATGDGEALAGRWIDPSHIWKPLFDGQSLKGWVQVGEEGAWAVQDGEIVVAKPGKGWWLRTAKMYRDVDLRLEFWLPPGANSGVGIRGSSVGDPAFTGFEVQVFDSFGKEPTVQHCGAVYNAIAPTKQAVKPAGEWNSMRIRVVRDTLDVWLNGEQIHTAQKLDERGHHHRVEDAMPLKDRLTTGYIALQDHGHAVRYRKIEVRDLSPDPEPEGLDGGGYESLFNGRDTSGWFKTGIARWEVVEGTLVGRDGPGHLFSEREFGDFELRALVKVNRRGNSGIYFRTVPNAQNRDSWPTGYEAQVDNHDPRNFTGSVYNKAWPKATLPVTRDDAWFDYRILAIGNRIQTWINGVAMVDAELEEFSRGHIALQGHHPGNEIMYRDVRIREIVPASAEPKAE
- a CDS encoding nucleoside permease; translation: MSEPALGKGGLIGMRLSIMMFLQFFLWGAWYVTMGPYLANLKMEGSFIGSAYSLGPIAAIFSPFFLGMIADRFFPTERVLGVMHVLGGVLLMAAPLAMERSPNLFLAAVLLHMLCYMPTLGLTNTLAFHNMTNQEKQFPLIRVWGTIGWIVAGLTISRLGFDTDARMFYVAGGSGVLLGLYSFSLPHTPPPAKGTAFSVRDALGLDALSMLKDRSFAVFVLCSFLICIPLAAYYAFAGQYVGETGFRQIATTMTLGQMSEIFFMIVMPLFFVRLGVKWMLLVGMGAWVLRYVFFAQAADEQVRWMVLAGIILHGICYDFFFVTGQIYVDKRASKKIRGAAQGFLVLITQGLGMLIGAKASGRLVDLYKADDFDLLVTQAKALREQATELAKGGNVPEVDRLWAESSRLYMQATDWQSVWMAPAIFAGVVMVVFFLFFSGKPLKEGSGGEG
- a CDS encoding Gfo/Idh/MocA family oxidoreductase; amino-acid sequence: MSEQRVSEQSRRSFLGQAVAVAGVAAIAGSAAASNRAGKPAFVAERSKKKAVRLAPGETIRMAVIGTGGMGTGHCQSTMAMAKRGEENVQIVALADVNQVRMADAHRRCESEQGITVDQYTDYRKLLERDDIHGVLVASPEHWHGKHCTDALMAGKDVYCEKPMTLRLEEGLALREVVLKNPDRIFCVGTQKIILPKYIEARRLIKEGAIGKPTMSQTSYCRNSKDGEWLYYGLDPKWQPGVNMDWEAWLGDLPKRPWSPEIYARWRRYKDFSTGIVGDLLVHEITPLIMALDSGWPTRVCASGGHYVDKKMENHDTVNLNVEFEDGHTMIIAGSTANEVGLETLIRGHKGNMFLNSRHVVIRPERLYVDDIDARTVECADIGNDQEKLRLNWWQCMRNREPAISNVELATKVMVAVDLATRSMWDGAAYGFDPETMRARKL
- a CDS encoding FAD:protein FMN transferase, which gives rise to MESVNVRLATHAMGTRFELVLNGQDESFLRAVGEEAIAEIQEQHARLSVFDRGSLLSRVNALGAERWVEIDRDLLELLMLCRRVWEESDGAFDPAVGGLMRRWGFRGEVGPAAGAVAGGFESVEIDEANSSVKLGAGVELDLGGVAKGYALDRVWERMRALGVERGIIHGGTSTVVAIGSPPGVGAWRVQVPSGASEAGLLDVHLRDGALSVSSPSGRERVEDGLMVGHVMDVRCGKPARGARAAAVAGASAAEADAWATALVVLGQRPHRMPVNLSSAIAGDGCWKVEQQDAVFVTNGTQDGR